A genomic segment from Gemmatimonadaceae bacterium encodes:
- a CDS encoding S41 family peptidase: MPRFRTAAAATLLVVPIVAGGFLLQESPTRANAQLFDQVRSLVLNQYVDSIPAGTTYEKAARGLVKELNDPYSELLSPKESESFERATGGRYGGTGMLLGEQAPGVIVVDRVFPNTPAEDAGVREGDRVVAVDTTATTNLPIEKVSNLLRGDPGSQVSVTYTRPAVTEQIKLKFTRRVIHVPAVAYSGIFGEHIGYIPLQTFNENAAEEVAAAITQLAEQGATGIVLDMRGNGGGIVDQALKTSSLFLRDGQEIASVRSRNQPTEILRSGGHHLALTLPLVVLVDEGSASATEIVAGALQDHDRALVVGATSFGKGLVQSVYALNGGYHLKMTTGKWYTPSGRSIHRDRQLTMSGSLVEVHPDSLNDSTKKPAFKSDGGRTVFGGGGIHPDVIIADDTLTTEERDFIRAAAPQRQAINTVLQNYALQLKGSVQKRDFTAPATWSTELMTRMSAAGVKLEPKFQTAERTFLTRDLENRVTRLTFGDAAAKARNLNEDHQLLKAIDLLEHSTTQAQLLAGAGSGAPGK; encoded by the coding sequence ATGCCACGTTTTCGCACCGCGGCCGCGGCCACGCTGCTCGTCGTCCCGATCGTCGCCGGCGGTTTTCTCCTGCAGGAATCGCCGACCCGCGCCAACGCCCAGCTGTTCGACCAAGTCCGGTCGTTGGTCCTGAACCAGTACGTCGATTCCATCCCCGCTGGTACGACCTACGAGAAGGCCGCACGCGGTCTGGTGAAAGAGCTCAACGACCCGTACAGCGAGCTTCTTTCGCCGAAAGAGTCTGAGAGCTTCGAGCGCGCAACCGGCGGCCGTTACGGCGGCACGGGCATGTTGCTCGGCGAGCAGGCGCCTGGTGTCATCGTCGTCGACCGCGTTTTCCCAAATACGCCGGCCGAGGACGCGGGTGTCCGCGAGGGCGATCGCGTCGTCGCGGTGGACACGACGGCGACCACGAACCTGCCGATCGAAAAAGTCTCGAACCTGCTCCGCGGCGACCCGGGCTCGCAGGTGAGCGTCACCTACACGCGGCCCGCCGTCACCGAGCAGATCAAGCTCAAGTTCACGCGGCGCGTCATTCACGTTCCCGCCGTCGCGTACAGCGGGATTTTCGGCGAACACATCGGCTACATCCCGCTCCAGACGTTCAACGAGAACGCGGCCGAGGAAGTCGCCGCGGCGATCACGCAGCTGGCGGAGCAGGGCGCGACCGGCATCGTGCTCGACATGCGCGGCAACGGCGGCGGAATCGTCGACCAGGCGCTCAAGACGTCGAGCCTGTTCCTCCGCGACGGCCAGGAGATCGCGAGCGTCCGCTCGCGGAACCAGCCGACGGAGATTCTCCGTTCGGGCGGTCACCACCTCGCGCTGACGCTGCCACTCGTCGTGCTCGTCGACGAGGGCTCGGCCTCGGCGACGGAAATCGTCGCCGGCGCGCTCCAGGATCACGACCGTGCATTGGTCGTCGGCGCCACGTCGTTCGGCAAAGGGCTCGTCCAGTCGGTGTACGCGCTGAACGGCGGCTACCACCTCAAGATGACGACGGGTAAGTGGTACACGCCGAGTGGGCGCTCCATCCATCGCGATCGCCAGCTCACGATGAGCGGCTCGTTGGTCGAGGTGCATCCTGATTCGCTCAACGACTCGACCAAGAAGCCGGCCTTCAAGTCGGATGGTGGTCGCACCGTCTTCGGCGGCGGCGGCATCCATCCCGACGTGATCATCGCCGACGACACGCTGACGACCGAGGAGCGCGATTTCATCCGCGCCGCGGCGCCGCAGCGGCAGGCGATCAACACCGTGCTGCAGAACTACGCGCTCCAGCTCAAGGGCTCCGTCCAGAAGCGCGACTTCACCGCGCCGGCGACGTGGAGCACTGAGCTCATGACGCGCATGAGTGCCGCCGGCGTGAAGCTCGAGCCGAAATTTCAGACCGCGGAACGGACCTTCCTGACCCGCGATCTCGAGAACCGTGTGACCCGGCTGACCTTCGGAGATGCGGCGGCGAAAGCGCGCAACCTCAACGAAGACCATCAGCTGCTCAAGGCGATCGATCTCCTCGAGCACAGCACGACGCAGGCGCAGCTGCTGGCCGGGGCTGGATCGGGCGCTCCAGGCAAGTAA